A region of Chloroflexota bacterium DNA encodes the following proteins:
- a CDS encoding HAMP domain-containing protein — MNWLRQLRWKLFLSHLIVVVVGVVILIPTVQFFARNPLLGSTGLTSFPGLTDSPQMQIDPAALDFIQLVIEQALLISGFAVLVASVIISLFVSRRIVEPLQELTLVSGRLAQGYYRERTTIRSDDEMANLSVSINQLAEALEKTEQRRLGLITDVSHELRTPLTIIAGYMEGLIDGVIQPEPQIFAMVHHEAVRLKWMTEELALLSRAEAGQLRVEPRLIVVAIVIERVVAQFQSQIASQGLTLELNVANDLPPVMADPDRVEQILINLMTNAVQYSPSGGAITVYARRLDPFVEIGVVDTGIGIGAEHLPHIFERFYRVDKSRARQSGGAGIGLTIARHLVYAHGGEIWAESPGAGQGTAFRFTLPIYETVLKP, encoded by the coding sequence ATGAACTGGTTACGCCAACTCCGTTGGAAATTATTCCTCTCTCACTTGATCGTCGTTGTGGTGGGTGTGGTCATTCTGATTCCCACTGTGCAATTCTTCGCGCGCAATCCGCTGCTTGGATCCACCGGCCTGACCTCATTCCCAGGATTGACTGATTCTCCGCAGATGCAGATTGATCCAGCGGCGTTAGACTTTATTCAACTCGTCATCGAGCAGGCGCTCTTGATTTCTGGATTCGCCGTGCTCGTCGCCTCCGTCATCATCAGTTTGTTCGTGTCGCGCCGCATCGTCGAACCGTTGCAGGAACTTACGCTCGTCAGTGGACGCCTCGCGCAAGGGTACTATCGCGAGCGCACGACGATTCGATCCGACGATGAGATGGCAAATCTCAGCGTCAGCATTAACCAACTTGCCGAGGCGCTCGAAAAAACGGAACAGCGCCGGCTCGGTTTGATTACTGATGTCAGTCACGAATTGCGTACGCCGTTGACGATCATCGCCGGGTATATGGAAGGTTTGATTGACGGCGTGATTCAACCCGAGCCGCAAATTTTCGCGATGGTGCATCACGAAGCGGTGCGCCTTAAATGGATGACGGAAGAACTCGCGCTCCTTTCGCGCGCCGAAGCCGGGCAATTGCGCGTCGAGCCGCGCTTGATCGTGGTGGCGATTGTGATCGAACGCGTCGTCGCACAATTTCAATCGCAGATCGCCTCGCAAGGATTGACGTTGGAACTGAACGTCGCAAACGATTTGCCGCCAGTGATGGCAGACCCGGATCGCGTCGAACAGATTTTGATCAACTTGATGACGAACGCCGTTCAGTACTCGCCCTCGGGCGGCGCGATCACGGTTTACGCGCGGCGACTCGATCCATTTGTTGAGATCGGCGTCGTGGACACCGGCATCGGCATCGGCGCGGAACATCTGCCGCACATCTTTGAACGGTTTTATCGCGTGGACAAATCGCGCGCGCGGCAGAGCGGCGGCGCGGGCATCGGCTTGACCATCGCGCGACACTTGGTGTACGCGCACGGTGGCGAGATTTGGGCGGAGAGTCCGGGCGCTGGACAGGGCACGGCATTTCGGTTCACGTTGCCGATCTACGAAACGGTCCTCAAGCCATGA